From a region of the Coprococcus comes ATCC 27758 genome:
- a CDS encoding HPr family phosphocarrier protein: MKEFKYVVTDAQGIHARPAGILVKAIAKKTSDIKIKKAGDTREVNAKSIMAVMSLGVKKGNEVIITAEGEDEEDAIAEIQKVLEENL, encoded by the coding sequence ATGAAAGAATTTAAGTATGTAGTAACAGATGCACAGGGAATCCACGCAAGACCGGCAGGAATTCTGGTAAAAGCAATTGCGAAAAAAACTTCAGATATTAAGATCAAAAAAGCAGGAGATACACGTGAAGTCAATGCAAAGAGCATTATGGCAGTTATGAGTCTTGGCGTAAAAAAAGGAAATGAGGTTATCATCACAGCTGAAGGCGAAGACGAAGAAGACGCAATCGCCGAAATCCAGAAAGTATTAGAGGAGAATCTGTAG